Genomic window (Deinococcus aquaedulcis):
GCACCAGATTGGCGGGCCGGTCCTCTGGCTCAGCTGGGCTGAAAAAGGCGGTAAATTCGCGTGTGCCCAGATACGGCTGATGAAAGGCCTGACCCTTGTCTACCCGGCGCTGAAACATCTCGGTGTACTTGGTCAGCGGGTCGGTGGCGTGAGGTTGCAAGACGATATCGGCGCAGATGACGTAGGCCACGTCGCGCAGCACCAGCGCGTGCCGCTGGGAACGGTCATCTTCGGCATCAAAGCCCCCGCCTTTCTTCGCCCAGTCCTGGGCCGCCTTCGCGCTCGCAGGGTTTTTGACCTCGTTGCGCAGAATGCTGTGCCGCTTGACCTCCTTAAGGACGTGAATCTCTCGCACCTGCCCTCAGTAGCCGACAACTTCGCATAATTGCCGTCCCAGACAACACATCTCCCTCCAGCATGTCAAGGGACTCGACGGGAACGCGAAAAGGCGGTGTTTTGAAGGTGTGCAGCCACCAAAAC
Coding sequences:
- a CDS encoding type I-E CRISPR-associated protein Cas5/CasD, whose product is MREIHVLKEVKRHSILRNEVKNPASAKAAQDWAKKGGGFDAEDDRSQRHALVLRDVAYVICADIVLQPHATDPLTKYTEMFQRRVDKGQAFHQPYLGTREFTAFFSPAEPEDRPANLVRQLGGDYAEARGELSLGPMLFDLSFQEVKKGRVKYRAHGQGGPRWVQGNATPRFFEARLTDGGILRVPPELYTPGGESA